From Homo sapiens chromosome 6, GRCh38.p14 Primary Assembly, the proteins below share one genomic window:
- the WASF1 gene encoding actin-binding protein WASF1, protein MPLVKRNIDPRHLCHTALPRGIKNELECVTNISLANIIRQLSSLSKYAEDIFGELFNEAHSFSFRVNSLQERVDRLSVSVTQLDPKEEELSLQDITMRKAFRSSTIQDQQLFDRKTLPIPLQETYDVCEQPPPLNILTPYRDDGKEGLKFYTNPSYFFDLWKEKMLQDTEDKRKEKRKQKQKNLDRPHEPEKVPRAPHDRRREWQKLAQGPELAEDDANLLHKHIEVANGPASHFETRPQTYVDHMDGSYSLSALPFSQMSELLTRAEERVLVRPHEPPPPPPMHGAGDAKPIPTCISSATGLIENRPQSPATGRTPVFVSPTPPPPPPPLPSALSTSSLRASMTSTPPPPVPPPPPPPATALQAPAVPPPPAPLQIAPGVLHPAPPPIAPPLVQPSPPVARAAPVCETVPVHPLPQGEVQGLPPPPPPPPLPPPGIRPSSPVTVTALAHPPSGLHPTPSTAPGPHVPLMPPSPPSQVIPASEPKRHPSTLPVISDARSVLLEAIRKGIQLRKVEEQREQEAKHERIENDVATILSRRIAVEYSDSEDDSEFDEVDWLE, encoded by the exons ATGCCGCTAGTGAAAAGAAACATCGATCCTAGGCACTTGTGCCACACAGCACTGCCTAGAGGCATTAAGAATGAACTGGAATGTGTAACCAATATTTCCTTGGCAAATATAATTAGACAACTAAGTAGCCTAA GTAAATATGCTGAAGATATATTTGGAGAATTATTCAATGAAGCACATAGTTTTTCCTTCAGAGTCAACTCATTGCAAGAACGTGTGGACCGTTTATCTGTTAGTGTTACACAGCTTGATCCAAAGGAAGAAGAAT tgTCTTTGCAAGATATAACAATGAGGAAAGCTTTCCGAAGTTCTACAATTCAAGACCAGCAGCTTTTCGATCGCAAGACTTTGCCTATTCCATTACAGGAGACGTACGATGTTTGTGaacagcctccacctctcaataTACTCACTCCTTATAG agaTGATGGTAAAGAAGGTCTGAAGTTTTATACCAATCCTTCGTATTTCTTTGatctatggaaagaaaaaatgttgcaaGATACAGAGgataagaggaaggaaaagaggaagcagaag CAGAAAAATCTAGATCGTCCTCATGAACCAGAAAAAGTGCCAAGAGCACCTCATGACAGGCGGCGAGAATGGCAGAAGCTGGCCCAAGGTCCAGAGCTGGCTGAAGATGATGCTAATCTCTTACATAAGCATATTGAAGTTGCTAATGGCCCAGCCTCTCATTTTGAAACAAG aCCTCAGACATACGTGGATCATATGGATGGATCTTACTCACTTTCTGCCTTGCCATTTAGTCAGATGAGTGAGCTTCTGACTAGAGCTGAGGAAAGGGTATTAGTCAGACCACATgaaccacctccacctccaccaatGCATGGAGCAGGAGATGCAAAACCGATACCCACCTGTATCAG TTCTGCTACAGGTTTGATAGAAAATCGCCCTCAGTCACCAGCTACAGGCAGAACACCTGTGTTTGTGAGCCCcactcccccacctcctccaccacCTCTTCCATCTGCCTTGTCAACTTCCTCATTAAGAGCTTCAATGACTTCAACTCCTCCCCCTCCAGTacctcccccacctccacctccagccaCTGCTTTGCAAGCTCCAGCAGTACCACCACCTCCAGCTCCTCTTCAGATTGCCCCTGGAGTTCTTCACCCAGCTCCTCCTCCAATTGCACCTCCTCTAGTACAGCCCTCTCCACCAGTAGCTAGAGCTGCCCCAGTATGTGAGACTGTACCAGTTCATCCACTCCCACAAGGTGAAGTTCAGGGGctgcctccacccccaccaccgcctcctctgcctccacctGGCATTCGACCATCATCACCTGTCACAGTTACAGCTCTTGCTCATCCTCCCTCTGGGCTACATCCAACTCCATCTACTGCCCCAGGTCCCCATGTTCCATTAATGCCTCCATCTCCTCCATCACAAGTTATACCTGCTTCTGAGCCAAAGCGCCATCCATCAACCCTACCTGTAATCAGTGATGCCAGGAGTGTGCTACTGGAAGCAATACGAAAAG GTATTCAGCTACGCAAAGTAGAAGAGCAGCGTGAACAGGAAGCTAAGCATGAACGCATTGAAAACGATGTTGCCACCATCCTGTCTCGCCGTATTGCTGTTGAATATAGTGATTCGGAAGATGATTCAGAATTTGATGAAGTAGATTGGTTGGAGTAA